One Glycine max cultivar Williams 82 chromosome 8, Glycine_max_v4.0, whole genome shotgun sequence genomic window, gaaaaaaaatgtgattcctCTCcctttgcataaaaaatttgttagtgCAAACCTATTGGAAAATCTAATGCATGTCACTTTGTATTGAATCATGAATGCTAGAAATATTCAGACTATAAGTCCTTAATAAGGCCTCCTTTAGAAGCAACTTCGTTTACTCACATTAATCTAAGTGAATCATAATGTAACGATTCTTTAGACTAATAACATAGAGAACATGATCAATTTTGCCGTTGCTTGTATTGGCTTCAGACGTGGCGGAAAATTTTAGGGTATGGTGGGTAATGGCCTAAGGGGTGAGTAACTAGTATCATTAAAAACCAATGAtagttgattaattttttttttgcagaagtTTAGGATATATAACCTCACAGATCACTGCCGTAACTAGtccataaatattaattttttaaaaaaaaacgatGTTGAGAAGTCAGGTTTAGAGGAACCACTTCTCAacgtgaaaagaaaaaaaaaatagaaaaacgcAGGTGAAAAATTGGGGTTAGGGGAGTCAACTTGTCAACATACACAAATAAAGTGGTAGATTGGGAAATAATGGAGGAGATATGGTATTTGGGGAAATAAAGTTTGGTTGCGGTAGATGCGAAAAAGTCTAACATTGGCaggcaaaaaaaatcaaaagccagtAACATTCCTATCATGGCATTAGAGAGGAGCCAGTTCTTAACCATGAATGTATTCctgcaaatatttactaaaCGCATGTACCTTTAAAATGCAAAAATCTGCACCATCAAAGTGTATGAAAACCAAGCATATATCAGCATCCTCTTGACTTATGCTTTGCTTTGACTAATCGAAATTGTCATATCAATCAAATGCTAAAAGCTCATCCAGCTGTTCCTCTGTCCAATGTGGGAacgaacattttttatttaccatCTGCGTCTGTCTTTCAAAGTGATTCTCCATCCCAGTTTTTTCACCATGAGATGTAGGAATTGAGTTTGTTGCAGAACTATTGCCTTGAGCAATCCGTGCTAGAATGTCTCCTCCTTCATCCAATTTAGGGGGGTTGGGTTGATCTTCCACCTCACTTTCAAGCTCACCACCACAGTTTACTTTCACAGGTCCAGCATTATCCAGACTCAATGATAAGTTCTCTCCTTCTGAAACAGTTTCTCGGTTTTGATCGTTTCCATTATCACTGCGAAAGCTCGTTGAAGCCAAAACTTCACTCCTCTGCCTGTCACTATCTGCTACTTGTCTAAAGCTTGAATCAAACCTGAGATTAGACATGATTCCTTCGGTTCTTTCCAGTGGCAGAGAGAATGTACTGCCTGGTGTCAATAACCTTTCATGTCTTTCTGTTGCAAAAAAGTCAAACAATGAATTTCCCAAGAACTCAGTATTGTCAATTAGGCATAAAAATTGTGCCTGGAAAGAACTAATAAAAGAACTTGATTCATATATGTGCACATACCCATACTAGGTGTAGTGCGTATCACTGGGCATGCAGGATATGTTAGTTGTTGTGATGGAGGTCCACTGTCCTTGGGAAATACCTGTGTAACATATTAACAAGCTATGGACACGCAACTCTCAAGTATCAAAAGTAAACATATATAGCAAAggaattttacattatcatctaattataaattagtatatatagtaagtttattttttacttttacaacAAGTAACTTGGAAGACATaactagtataattttttattgatttatactATCTAatgcatagaaattaaactcaatgataaaaaatagtCTAAAAACATTTGTATGCTGATAAAGCCTAGAAATGAAACGCTATAAATAAATGACATAGACAATGGAATGGAATTGATTAAACAATTGCGGGTAAGATGAAAATcatgaaatgcaaaacagagATCAGCCCATGGCATGGCATACCTTGACAATGTTGTGCAATGTTATGTTGAGATAACGGGTATTGCGATTGGGAGAGAACACAGCAACCTGtgtaaagtaaataattaaatttaagcaAGAAAGAAGTGTGAGAGTGCGACACAAACAAACAGTAACCCTAAAGCGTAGAGTGAAGTAAGAGAAAGACCTTTTGGAGAATTAAAACTGAACCAACAGTTAAAATTTCCTTCCTAAGATCTGGATGTGAAAAAACTTTGCGATGGACAGTGGCAGTAAGAGTGGCTGTAGGATCCTGAAAAGATAAACCAATGAATTTGCAAATCACATCAAATCACAGTTGCAGTTAGTAATACCTTGAGGTTAACCGTGATGTCTCCGAAACCATTGGGAGTGGAGGATTTGACAAGGGCCACGATCAACGGTACTCTCTCAGTCTCGGCGTTGTTCTGGATTGAGCTCAACGGAGTGCCGTGTGCCACGTCATCATCACCACCCTGCAAGTGCACGAATTGGAGGGCACAGAGCCAGGGATTGGTGTTGAAATCGCGGTCACTTTGGCGCTCAACTCGCTTTAGAAATTCTTGAGTGGAGAGGGGGTCATGGTGGCGCCGGTTCCTCATCACGGCCTGGACGGCGCCGGCAGGACCGGGAATGAGGGAAGAGGAATCGGAATTAGAGTTGCAAGGGCGGAGGAAGGCGGAGAGATTGGTGTCATCCACGTCAAGTGCTTCCCAGGGTTCCAAATCCATCACGCTCGATCGCGCGGGAACTCCTTCCTTCGttactttttcttctcttcaatTGGGCTTTTCATCTCATCATGGGTTAGGCCCAATTCTCAACCTCCCCATCATTTAGGgctgatgctaggtgcacccagcattattactagtgcacccagcacttaatacgaaaagtaaaaaatatctctttgtattttttttaaaaaaattgtgcagcagTCTTTTCTTATTCCGCCATTTTGCTTCTCCCTCTCCTTCTTCCGTGCTTTCCTGCAAGCTGCCTCTTCTTCTTCCGTGAGCCCCCCTCCCTGCTTCATCCACGAGCTGCTTTTTCTTCCGCAAGCCTCCCTCCTTACTTCATCTGcgagctgcttcttcttcttccgtgAGGCTCCCTCCCTGCTTCATCCGCGAGGTCGTTGTTCTTCTTCCGTGAGGTGCCTCTTCGTCCTTCCTGTGAGTGCCTCTTGTTCTTCCGTTCTTCCGCGAGCTTCTGTTGTTCCGTTCTTCATCGAGGTAAGCCTAATGTCCCTTTTCTTGTGTCATTCTGCTTCCATGTATCCTTGGCATAGTCAATAAACATTGACCAAGATGAACAAACCATTTCAAACTTCTTCAGCCACTCATCAAACTGTTGCTTTGAAGGACAATCAACAAGAGTTCCCCAGACATCCATGACATACTCTCAAACATTTCTTTGACCAATTAACGATTTACATTTGgctttcacattcttgtttatgtgaaagctgcacaacaaatttgtacactCAGGGAATACAATTTTCACTGCATTTATCaatgtcttaaaaatatacCTCAGAAGCGTTCTAAAGCCCAAACCACATTATTAAGACGTtcaccctccagatatgcaaaaccgacagagaatgtcatcccagtTGGTGTTACCCCAACAAAATCGAGCAGTAAGAGTCTgtacctatttttttttgtaggtactgtttatcaaaaacaccaaattacatacgttgactaacttcactgcatcagggtgacaccaaaagatatcacgaaccacatcttcatcctttaatctgTGTCAATGAATATACTGATTCTGTTCAATAAGCTTAATTAGATGTTACATTTCAATATCACTTCttcttatggaagaacggtatgcacttcttgcattgtatatttgtttgatggtcgtacaactattggcattgtgctccttcagaGTTAGCATAATGTTTCTTGGTTTGACCATTgacttcgtcatatcagcaataagtgTCATTTCAGCTTTAGCCAATCGCccaacatatggatgtccaactaatgacttgaccaattcatgattatgaatctcacacatcaacttcaccatccaaccttgtCCTCCAACCACTAGTTTGCCACGAAGCTTGAAGcgacacccacatttcctagtctcaatatctcttctaacaaattctttcttcctacaCCTATATTCGTCAttcctttcacaaccaattaacacaaacaaagtccttcctctactaccAGTGTTTGTGTCAAATCTTATAATCACCGCCACAAATTCATTTTCATGAGCAAGGGATCAAGCCCACCGTAAAACATCCTCTCGACTGTCAAACACCTATAATCCAATCCAGATAATTTCAGTTTCCTacaacatattttattaaatcactcACAATCATGAACATTATTACTtgagaagtattgaacgcatccgaacaatcaacatgtgatTCATTCACatcacattcttcttcattttgataattcatatccacttcttcagacattatgctttcatacatccactgatcttcgtccatcttaataataaatcaaaaatttTAACACAGGCATATAACACCTAACCGAACTATacataacatacaaaattatacataataacTCATCATTAGTAAAAAGCCAAAACCCTATATCATCCTACACGtataaacaattcaaataaaaaatgacaatacaaacaaagtaataattaaaaaacaaaattaaacttaaataaaggttaaaatttcaaaaaatatagcctcttacggatcaagttgatctgtaacaATCAACTTGATTCGCAGCTTTAAAATCAacatgcggatcaagttgaaCTGTAAAAgatttacggatcaacttgatccacacGATCTATGGTACACCAGAACGCCCACCCAACACAACTGCGTACCTCGTATGCCGCTGTCGACCACCGC contains:
- the LOC100798949 gene encoding uncharacterized protein, producing the protein MDLEPWEALDVDDTNLSAFLRPCNSNSDSSSLIPGPAGAVQAVMRNRRHHDPLSTQEFLKRVERQSDRDFNTNPWLCALQFVHLQGGDDDVAHGTPLSSIQNNAETERVPLIVALVKSSTPNGFGDITVNLKDPTATLTATVHRKVFSHPDLRKEILTVGSVLILQKVAVFSPNRNTRYLNITLHNIVKVFPKDSGPPSQQLTYPACPVIRTTPSMERHERLLTPGSTFSLPLERTEGIMSNLRFDSSFRQVADSDRQRSEVLASTSFRSDNGNDQNRETVSEGENLSLSLDNAGPVKVNCGGELESEVEDQPNPPKLDEGGDILARIAQGNSSATNSIPTSHGEKTGMENHFERQTQMVNKKCSFPHWTEEQLDELLAFD